The following coding sequences lie in one Panicum virgatum strain AP13 chromosome 6N, P.virgatum_v5, whole genome shotgun sequence genomic window:
- the LOC120677676 gene encoding U-box domain-containing protein 8-like, with product MEAWPDDFRCPITLEVMTDPVILPSGHTFERRSIQRWLDGGHLTCPVTNLPLPPSPPLIPNHALRRLIAAVAPSAVAAPVPSEGPAQGRQEAAAAEAVQSSSSVPALLRLAKSGAAGRREVLESGNAAVLLRHAAAGDEAAARALLLLTLDGDDARVGLVADGAVDALSAAVRRGGAVAALAATALTSLATVDVNKCSIGAHPSVIPELVGLLRCGGPRERREAATALYELCKLPENRRRAVREGAAPTLADFAAVGSARAVEVLGLLAKCREGRQQLCKIPGIVSVLSGVAGSGNSRAIEQALLVLNWICSESNELALEATKLGAFKLCETLVNDDNCKIAKNAVELARTLETA from the coding sequence ATGGAGGCATGGCCGGACGACTTCCGGTGCCCCATCACGCTGGAGGTCATGACCGACCCCGTCATCCTCCCCTCCGGCCACACCTTCGAGCGCCGCAGCATCCAGCGCTGGCTCGACGGGGGGCACCTCACCTGCCCCGTCACCAACCTCCCGCTCCCGCCCTCCCCGCCGCTCATCCCCAACCACGCGCTGCGCCGCCTCATAGCCGCCGTCGCGCCTTCAGCGGTGGCCGCCCCCGTCCCCTCTGAGGGACCTGCGCAGGGGAGGcaagaagcggcggcggcggaggcggttcaGTCCTCGTCGTCCGTGCCGGCGCTGCTGAGGCTGGCCAAGTCCGGCGCCGCCGGACGGAGGGAGGTGCTGGAGTCCGGCAACGCGGCGGTGCTGCTgcggcacgcggcggccggggacgaggcggcggcccggGCGCTCCTGCTCCTCACCCTGGACGGCGACGACGCGCGCGTCGGGCTCGTGGCGGACGGCGCCGTCGACGCGCTCTCCGCCGCggtacgccgcggcggcgcggtcgccgCGCTCGCGGCCACGGCGCTCACCAGCCTCGCCACCGTCGACGTCAACAAATGCAGCATCGGGGCGCACCCCTCCGTCATCCCGGAGCTGGTGGGGCTCCTCCGCTGCGGCGGCCCGCGGGAGCGCCGCGAGGCGGCCACGGCCCTCTACGAGCTCTGCAAGCTGCCGGagaaccgccgccgcgccgtgcgcgAAGGCGCGGCGCCCACGCTCGCCGACTTCGCCGCCGTCGgctccgcccgcgccgtcgAGGTGCTCGGCCTCCTCGCCAAGTGCCGCGAGGGGCGCCAGCAGCTGTGCAAGATCCCCGGCATCGTGTCCGTGCTCTCGGGCGTCGCCGGAAGCGGCAACTCCCGGGCAATCGAGCAGGCCCTGCTCGTCCTCAACTGGATTTGCTCGGAGAGCAACGAATTGGCATTGGAAGCGACAAAGCTGGGAGCTTTCAAGCTCTGTGAGACCCTGGTGAACGACGACAACTGCAAGATCGCCAAGAACGCGGTCGAATTGGCCCGGACGCTCGAGACAGCGTGA
- the LOC120677674 gene encoding multiple organellar RNA editing factor 9, chloroplastic-like: protein MAASLPPTAAAARLAAQAFAFPSPRPSPAAASAALPRAAAAFPAIAVAAAPPRPRRARRPAPPAAGAGGEQRETILLPGCDYNHWLIVMEFPKDPAPTREQMIDTYLNTLATVLGSMEEAKKNMYAFSTTTYTGFQCTVDEETSEKFKGLPGVLWVLPDSYIDVKNKDYGGDKYINGEIIPCTYPTYQPKERRTSKYESRRYERRRDGPPANRKPRQQAPQTESASS from the exons ATGGCCGCGTCCCtcccgcccaccgccgccgctgcgcgcctCGCGGCCCAAGCCTTCGCCTTCCCGTCGCCCAGGCCttcacccgccgccgcctccgcggcgctcccgcgcgccgccgccgccttccccgcaatcgccgtcgcggcggcgcccccgcggccccggcgcgcgcggaggccggcgccgcccgcggcggGGGCCGGGGGCGAGCAGAGGGAGACGATACTGCTCCCCGGGTGCGACTACAACCACTGGCTGATCGTCATGGAGTTCCCCAAGGACCCCGCGCCCACCCGCGAGCAGATGATCGATACCTACCTCAACACCCTCGCCACCGTCCTCGGAAG CATGGAGGAAGCCAAGAAGAACATGTATGCATTCagcacgaccacctacacaggGTTCCAGTGCACCGTTGATGAAGAGACATCAGAGAAGTTCAAGG GTTTGCCTGGTGTTCTTTGGGTGCTTCCCGATTCCTACATCGATGTCAAAAACAAGGACTATGGAG GTGACAAATACATCAATGGTGAGATAATTCCCTGCACATACCCAACCTACCAACCAAAGGAGCGGAGAACATCAAAGTATGAGAGCAGACGGTACGAGAGGCGAAGAGATGGTCCCCCAGCCAACAGGAAACCAAGGCAACAGGCCCCTCAGACTGAGTCAGCATCTTCATGA